One genomic window of Oryctolagus cuniculus chromosome 11, mOryCun1.1, whole genome shotgun sequence includes the following:
- the SBF1 gene encoding myotubularin-related protein 5 isoform X3, translated as MARLADYFVLVAFGPHPRGSGEGQGQILQRFPEKDWEDNPFPQGIELFCQPSGWQLCPERSPPTFFVAVLTDINSERHYCACLTFWEPVEPTQEAACAEHTVEREEEAEDGGLVQLSPAVPAQPGQLFAPKTLVLVSRLDHAEVFRNSLGLIYAIHVEGLNVCLENVVGNLLTCTVPLAGGSQLDSVEEGARTISLGAGDRQVIQTPLADSLPISRCSVALLFRQLGITNVLSLFCAALTEHKVLFLSRSYQRLADACRGLLALLFPLRYSFTYVPILPAQLLEVLSTPTPFIIGVNAAFQAETQELLDVIIADLDGGTVTVPECVHVPPLPEPLQSQTHSVLSMVLDPELELADLAFPPPTASTSSLKMQDKELRAVFLRLFAQLLQGYRWCLHIVRIHPEPVIRFHKAAFLGQRGLVEDDFLMKVLEGMAFAGFVSERGVPYRSTDLFDELVAHEVARMRADESHPQRVLRHVQELAEQLYKNENPYPAVAMHKVQRPGEASHLRRAPRPFPRLDEGTVQWIVDQAAAKMQGAPPAVKAERRTTVPSGPPMTAILERCSGLHANSARRLEVVRNCISYVFEGKMLEAKKLLPAVLRALKGRAARRCLAQELHLHVQQNRAVLDHQQFDFVVRMMNCCLQDCTSLDEHGIAAALLPLVTAFCRKLSPGVTQFAYSCVQEHVVWSTPQFWEAMFYGDVQTHIRALYLEPAEDRAPSQEVGEAPSQEDERSALDVASEQRRLWPTLSREKQQELVQKEESTVFSQAIHYANRMSYLLLPLDSSKSRLLRERPGLGDLESASNSLVTNSMAGSVAESYDTESGFEDAETCDVAGAVVRFINRFVDKVCTESGVTSDHLKGLHVMVPDIVQMHIETLEAVHRESKRLPPIQKPKLLRPRLLPGEECVLDGLRVYLLPDGREEGAGGSGGGPALLPAEGAVFLTTYRVIFTGMPTDPLVGEQVVVRSFPVAALTKEKRISVQAPVDQLLQDGLQLRSCTFQLLKMAFDEEVGSESAELFRKQLHKLRYPPDIRGTFAFTLGSAHTPGRPPRGAKEKGPSLRTLSRNLVKNAKKTIGRQHVTRKKYSPPGWEHRAQPPAEDQDDEISVSEELEPSTLTPASALKPSDRMTMSSLVERACCRDYQRLGLGTLSSSLSRAKSEPFRISPVNRMYAICRSYPGLLIVPQSVQDNALQRVSRCYRQNRFPVVCWRSGRSKAVLLRSGGLHGKGVVGLFKAQNAPSPGQSQADSSSLEQEKYLQAVVSSMPRYADASGRNTLSGFSSAHMGSHGKWGSVRASGRSSGLGTDVGSRLAGRDALGPPQANGAPPEPGFLRPQRAALYIIGDKAQLKGVRPDPLQQWELVPIEVFEVRQVKASFKKLLKACVPGCPAAEPGPASFLRSLEDSEWLTQIHKLLQVSVLVVELLDSGSSVLVSLEDGWDITTQVVSLVQLLSDPFYRTLEGFRLLVEKEWLSFGHRFSHRGAHTLAGQSSGFTPVFLQFLDCVHQVHLQFPMEFEFSQFYLKFLGYHHTSRRFRTFLLDSDYERIELGLLYEEKGERRGQLACRSVWEYVERLSKRTPVFYNYMYAPEDTEVLRPYSNVSNLKVWDFYTEETLAEGPPYDWELAQGPPEPPEEERPDGSAPQSRRRVVWPCYDSRPRAQPDAISRLLEELQRLETELGRSPERWKDTWDRVKAAQRLEGRPDGRATPSSLLVSSVPHHRRSLGVYLQEGPVGSTLSLSLDSDQSSGSTASSSRQAARRSTSTLYSQFQTAESENRSYEGTLYKKGAFMKPWKARWFVLDKTKHQLRYYDHRVDTECKGVIDLAEVEAVAPGTPTMGAPKTVDEKAFFDVKTTRRVYNFCAQDVPSAQQWVDRIQSCLSDA; from the exons GGAGTGGGGAAGGCCAGGGCCAGATCCTGCAGCGTTTCCCGGAGAAGGACTGGGAGGACAACCCCTTCCCCCAGGGCATCGAGCTG TTCTGCCAGCCCAGCGGGTGGCAGCTGTGTCCCGAGAGGAGCCCACCCACCTTCTTCGTTGCTGTCCTCACTGACATCAACTCTGAGCGGCACTACTGCGCCTGCTTGACCTTCTGGGAGCCGGTGGAGCCCACGCAG GAGGCGGCGTGCGCCGAGCACACtgtggaaagggaggaggaggccgAGGACGGAGGGCTCGTGCAACTGTCgcccgcggtgccggcccagccGGGCCAGCTGTTTGCTCCAAAGACACTGGTGCTGGTGTCACGACTGGACCACGCCGAGGTGTTCAGG AACAGCCTTGGTCTCATTTACGCCATCCACGTGGAGGGCCTGAACGTGTGCCTGGAGAATGTGGTTGGGAACCTGCTGACCTGCACCGTCCCCCTGGCCGGGGGCTCACAG CTGGACTCTGTTGAGGAAGGAGCG AGAACCATCTCTTTAGGGGCCGGTGACCGGCAGGTCATCCAGACCCCGCTGGCCGACTCGCTGCCCATCAGCCGTTGCAGCGTGGCCCTGCTCTTCCGCCAGCTGG GCATCACCAACGTGCTGTCGTTATTCTGTGCCGCCCTCACGGAGCACAAGGTCCTCTTCCTGTCCCGGAGCTACCAGCGGCTCGCCGATGCTTGCCGGGGCCTCCTGGCACTGCTGTTTCCTCTCAGATACAG CTTCACCTACGTGCCCATCCTGCCGGCACAGCTGCTGGAGGTCCTCAGCACGCCCACGCCCTTCATCATCGGGGTCAACGCCGCCTTCCAGGCCGAGACGCAGGAGCTG CTGGATGTGATTATTGCGGACCTCGATGGAGGCACGGTGACCGTCCCCGAGTGTGTGCACGTCCCACCCCTGCCGGAGCCTCTGCAGAGCCAGACCCACAGTGTCCTGAGCATG GTCCTGGatccagagctggagctggctgaCCTGGCCTTCCCCCCACCCACAGCGTCCACCTCTTCCCTGAAGATGCAG GACAAGGAGCTGCGTGCTGTCTTCCTGCGGCTCTTCGCTCAGCTCCTCCAGGGCTACCGCTGGTGCCTGCACATCGTGCGGATCCACCCGGAGCCCGTCATCCGCTTCCACAAG gcagccttcctgggccagcgAGGGCTGGTGGAAGACGACTTCCTGATGAAGGTGCTGGAAGGCATGGCCTTTGCGGGCTTCGTGTCCGAGCGCGGGGTCCCCTACCGCTCCACAGACCTGTTTGACGAG CTGGTGGCCCACGAGGTGGCGCGCATGCGTGCGGACGAGAGCCACCCTCAGCGCGTGCTGCGCCACGTCCAGGAGCTGGCAGAGCAGCTGTACAAGAAC GAGAACCCATACCCGGCCGTGGCCATGCACAAGGTGCAGAGGCCAGGGGAGGCCAGTCACCTGCGGCGGGCACCCCGGCCCTTCCCCCGTCTGGACGAGGGCACCGTGCAGTGGATCGTGGACCAGGCGGCCGCCAAGATGCAGGGCGCGCCCCCTGCCGTGAAGGCTGAGCGGAGAACCACTGTGCCCTCGGGACCCCCCATGA CGGCCATCCTGGAGCGGTGCAGCGGGCTGCACGCCAACAGCGCCCGCCGGCTGGAGGTGGTGCGTAACTGCATCTCCTACGTGTTCGAGGGCAAGATGCTCGAGGCCAAGAAG ctgctcccGGCCGTGCTGAGGGCCCTGAAGGGACGTGCCGCCCGCCGCTGCCTCGCCCAGGAGCTGCACCTGCACGTGCAGCAGAACCGCGCGGTCCTGGACCACCAGCAGTTTGACTTCGTCGTCCGCATGatgaactgctgcctgcag GACTGCACCTCCCTGGATGAGCACGGCATCGCAGCCGCCCTGCTGCCCCTGGTCACGGCCTTTTGCCGG AAGCTGAGCCCAGGAGTGACGCAGTTTGCGTACAGCTGCGTGCAGGAGCACGTGGTGTGGAGCACCCCGCAGTTCTGGGAAGCCATGTTCTATGGGGACGTGCAGACCCACATCCGGGCCCTCTACCTGGAGCCAGCTGAGGACCGcgccccttcccag GAGGTCGGGGAGGCGCCGTCCCAGGAGGACGAGCGCTCGGCCCTGGACGTGGCTTCCGAGCAGCGGCGCCTGTGGCCGACGCTGAGTCGCgagaagcagcaggagctggtgcAGAAGGAGGAGAGCACGGTGTTCAGCCAGGCCATCCACTATGCCAACCGCATGAGCTACCTGCTGCTGCCGCTGGACAGCAGCAAGAGCCGCCTGCTGCGGGagcggccggggctgggggaCCTGGAGAGCGCCAGCAACAGCCTGGTCACcaacag CATGGCGGGCAGCGTGGCTGAGAGCTACGACACGGAGAGTGGTTTTGAGGACGCAGAGACCTGCGACGTGGCCGGGGCCGTGGTCCGCTTCATCAACCGCTTCGTGGACAAGGTCTGCACCGAGAGCGGGGTCACCAGCGACCACCTCAAGGGGCTGCATGTCATGGTGCCAG ACATCGTGCAGATGCACATCGAGACGCTGGAGGCCGTGCACCGGGAGAGCAAGAGGCTGCCCCCCATCCAGAAG CCCAAACTGCTGCGGCCGCGCCTGCTGCCCGGCGAGGAGTGCGTGCTGGACGGCCTGCGCGTCTACCTGCTGCCCGACGGCcgtgaggagggggcagggggcagtgggggggggcCCGCGCTGCTCCCCGCTGAGGGTGCTGTTTTCCTCACCACGTACCGCGTCATCTTCACGGGGATGCCCACCGACCCCCTGG TGGGGGAGCAGGTGGTGGTCCGCTCCTTCCCCGTGGCCGCGCTGACCAAGGAGAAGCGCATCAGCGTGCAGGCCCCCGTGGACCAGCTCCTGCAGGACGGGCTCCAGCTGCGCTCCTGCACCTTCCAG CTGCTGAAGATGGCCTTCGACGAGGAGGTGGGGTCTGAGAGCGCCGAGCTTTTCCGGAAGCAGCTGCACAAGCTGCGGTACCCGCCAGACATCCGGGGCACCTTTGCCTTCACCCTGGGCTCCGCCCACACGCCCGGCCGGCCGCCCCGGGGTGCCAAGGAGAAGGGCCCTTCTCTCAG AACCCTGTCCCGGAACCTGGTGAAGAACGCCAAGAAGACCATCGGGCGGCAGCACGTCACCCGCAAGAAGTACAGCCCCCCTGGGTGGGAGCACCGGGCACAGCCCCCCGCAGAGGACCAGGACGACGAGATCTCAG TGTCggaggagctggagcccagcACGCTGACCCCGGCCTCAGCCCTGAAGCCCTCAGACCGCATGACCATGAGCAGCCTGGTGGAGCGGGCGTGTTGCCGTGACTACCAGCGCCTCGGCCTCGGCACCCTGAGCAGCAGCCTGAGCCGGGCCAAGTCCGAGCCCTTCCGCATCTCGCCGGTCAACCGCATGTACGCCATCTGCCGCAG CTACCCGGGGCTGCTGATTGTTCCCCAGAGCGTCCAGGACAACGCCCTGCAGCGCGTGTCCCGCTGCTACCGCCAGAACCGCTTTCCTGTGGTGTGCTGGCGCAGCGGGCGCTCCAAGGCCGTGCTGCTGCGCTCCGGCGGCCTGCATGGCAAGGGCGTGGTCGGCCTCTTCAAGGCCCAGAACGCCCCTTCTCCAG GACAGTCCCAGGCGGACTCGAGCAGTTTGGAGCAGGAGAAGTACCTGCAGGCCGTGGTCAGCTCCATGCCCCGCTACGCGGATGCGTCTGGACGCAACACGCTCAGCGGCTTCTCTTCGGCCCACATGGGCAGTCACG GTAAGTGGGGCAGCGTCCGGGCCAGCGGGCGCAGCAGTGGGCTCGGCACCGACGTGGGCTCCCGGCTCGCCGGCAGAGATGCGCTGGGGCCCCCCCAGGCCAATGGGGCCCCTCCTGAGCCAGGCTTTCTGCGGCCCCAGCGTGCAGCCCTCTACATCATTGGGGACAAAGCCCAGCTCaag GGTGTGCGGCCCGACCCCCTGCAGCAGTGGGAGCTGGTGCCCATCGAGGTCTTCGAGGTCAGGCAGGTGAAGGCCAGTTTCAAGAAGCTGCTGAAAGCCTGTGTGCCCGGCTGCCCTGCTGCTGAGCCCGGCCCCGCCTCCTTCCTGCGCTCTCTGGAGGACTCGGAGTGGCTGAcccag ATCCACAAGCTGCTGCAGGTGTCGGTGCTGGTGGTGGAGCTGCTGGACTCTGGCTCCTCTGTGCTGGTGAGCCTGGAGGACGGCTGGGACATCACCACGCAG GTGGTGTCCTTGGTGCAGCTGCTGTCAGACCCCTTCTACCGCACGCTGGAGGGCTTCCGCCTGCTGGTGGAGAAGGAGTGGCTGTCGTTTGGTCATCGCTTCAGCCACCGAGGGGCCCACACCCTGGCCGGGCAGAGCAGCGGCTTCACGCCCGTCTTCCTGCAGTTCCTGGACTGCGTCCACCAG GTTCACCTGCAGTTCCCCATGGAGTTTGAGTTCAGCCAGTTCTACCTCAAGTTCCTCGGCTACCACCACACCTCCCGGCGCTTCCGCACCTTCCTGCTGGACTCGGACTACGAGCGCATTGAGCTGG GGCTGCTGTACGAGGAGAAGGGGGAGCGCAGGGGCCAGCTGGCCTGCAGGTCCGTGTGGGAGTACGTGGAGCGACTCAGCAAGAGGACACCCGTGTTCTACAACTACATGTACGCGCCTGAGGACACGGAG gtcCTGCGGCCCTACAGCAACGTGTCCAACCTGAAGGTGTGGGACTTCTACACGGAGGAGACACTGGCTGAGGGCCCGCCCTatgactgggaactggcccaggGCCCCCCCGAGCCCCCCGAGGAGGAACGGCCTGACGGAAGCGCTCCCCAGAGCAGGCGCCGTGTGGTGTGGCCGTGCTACGACAGCCGCCCCCGTGCCCAGCCCGATGCCATCTCACGCCTGCTGGAG gagctgcagcggctggagACGGAGCTGGGCCGCTCCCCTGAGCGCTGGAAGGACACCTGGGACCGCGTGAAGGCTGCACAGCGCCTTGAAGGCCGCCCAGATGGGCGT gccacccccagctccctgctggtgtccagTGTGCCCCACCACCGCCGCTCGCTGGGTGTGTACCTGCAGGAGGGGCCTGTGGGCTCCACCTTGAGCCTCAGCCTGGACAGTGACCAGAGCAGTGGCTCAACTGCATCAAGTTCCCGGCAGGCCGCCCgccgcagcaccagcaccctgtacAGCCAGTTCCAGACAGCTGAGAGTGAGAACAG GTCCTACGAGGGCACCCTGTACAAGAAGGGGGCCTTCATGAAGCCCTGGAAGGCCCGCTGGTTTGTGCTGGACAAAACCAAGCACCAG ctgcgcTACTACGACCACCGCGTGGACACGGAGTGCAAGGGTGTCATTGACCTGGCCGAAGTGGAGGCTGTGGCGCCTGGCACGCCCACCATGGGCGCCCCCAAGACCGTGGATGAGAAGGCCTTCTTTGAC GTGAAGACGACGCGTCGCGTTTACAACTTCTGTGCCCAGGACGTGCCCTCGGCCCAGCAGTGGGTGGACCGGATCCAGAGCTGCCTGTCAGACGCCTGA
- the SBF1 gene encoding myotubularin-related protein 5 isoform X1 — protein MARLADYFVLVAFGPHPRGSGEGQGQILQRFPEKDWEDNPFPQGIELFCQPSGWQLCPERSPPTFFVAVLTDINSERHYCACLTFWEPVEPTQEAACAEHTVEREEEAEDGGLVQLSPAVPAQPGQLFAPKTLVLVSRLDHAEVFRNSLGLIYAIHVEGLNVCLENVVGNLLTCTVPLAGGSQLDSVEEGARTISLGAGDRQVIQTPLADSLPISRCSVALLFRQLGITNVLSLFCAALTEHKVLFLSRSYQRLADACRGLLALLFPLRYSFTYVPILPAQLLEVLSTPTPFIIGVNAAFQAETQELLDVIIADLDGGTVTVPECVHVPPLPEPLQSQTHSVLSMVLDPELELADLAFPPPTASTSSLKMQDKELRAVFLRLFAQLLQGYRWCLHIVRIHPEPVIRFHKAAFLGQRGLVEDDFLMKVLEGMAFAGFVSERGVPYRSTDLFDELVAHEVARMRADESHPQRVLRHVQELAEQLYKNENPYPAVAMHKVQRPGEASHLRRAPRPFPRLDEGTVQWIVDQAAAKMQGAPPAVKAERRTTVPSGPPMTAILERCSGLHANSARRLEVVRNCISYVFEGKMLEAKKLLPAVLRALKGRAARRCLAQELHLHVQQNRAVLDHQQFDFVVRMMNCCLQDCTSLDEHGIAAALLPLVTAFCRKLSPGVTQFAYSCVQEHVVWSTPQFWEAMFYGDVQTHIRALYLEPAEDRAPSQEVGEAPSQEDERSALDVASEQRRLWPTLSREKQQELVQKEESTVFSQAIHYANRMSYLLLPLDSSKSRLLRERPGLGDLESASNSLVTNSMAGSVAESYDTESGFEDAETCDVAGAVVRFINRFVDKVCTESGVTSDHLKGLHVMVPDIVQMHIETLEAVHRESKRLPPIQKPKLLRPRLLPGEECVLDGLRVYLLPDGREEGAGGSGGGPALLPAEGAVFLTTYRVIFTGMPTDPLVGEQVVVRSFPVAALTKEKRISVQAPVDQLLQDGLQLRSCTFQLLKMAFDEEVGSESAELFRKQLHKLRYPPDIRGTFAFTLGSAHTPGRPPRGAKEKGPSLRTLSRNLVKNAKKTIGRQHVTRKKYSPPGWEHRAQPPAEDQDDEISVSEELEPSTLTPASALKPSDRMTMSSLVERACCRDYQRLGLGTLSSSLSRAKSEPFRISPVNRMYAICRSYPGLLIVPQSVQDNALQRVSRCYRQNRFPVVCWRSGRSKAVLLRSGGLHGKGVVGLFKAQNAPSPGQSQADSSSLEQEKYLQAVVSSMPRYADASGRNTLSGFSSAHMGSHVPSPRARVTTLSNPMAASASRRTAPRGKWGSVRASGRSSGLGTDVGSRLAGRDALGPPQANGAPPEPGFLRPQRAALYIIGDKAQLKGVRPDPLQQWELVPIEVFEVRQVKASFKKLLKACVPGCPAAEPGPASFLRSLEDSEWLTQIHKLLQVSVLVVELLDSGSSVLVSLEDGWDITTQVVSLVQLLSDPFYRTLEGFRLLVEKEWLSFGHRFSHRGAHTLAGQSSGFTPVFLQFLDCVHQVHLQFPMEFEFSQFYLKFLGYHHTSRRFRTFLLDSDYERIELGLLYEEKGERRGQLACRSVWEYVERLSKRTPVFYNYMYAPEDTEVLRPYSNVSNLKVWDFYTEETLAEGPPYDWELAQGPPEPPEEERPDGSAPQSRRRVVWPCYDSRPRAQPDAISRLLEELQRLETELGRSPERWKDTWDRVKAAQRLEGRPDGRATPSSLLVSSVPHHRRSLGVYLQEGPVGSTLSLSLDSDQSSGSTASSSRQAARRSTSTLYSQFQTAESENRSYEGTLYKKGAFMKPWKARWFVLDKTKHQLRYYDHRVDTECKGVIDLAEVEAVAPGTPTMGAPKTVDEKAFFDVKTTRRVYNFCAQDVPSAQQWVDRIQSCLSDA, from the exons GGAGTGGGGAAGGCCAGGGCCAGATCCTGCAGCGTTTCCCGGAGAAGGACTGGGAGGACAACCCCTTCCCCCAGGGCATCGAGCTG TTCTGCCAGCCCAGCGGGTGGCAGCTGTGTCCCGAGAGGAGCCCACCCACCTTCTTCGTTGCTGTCCTCACTGACATCAACTCTGAGCGGCACTACTGCGCCTGCTTGACCTTCTGGGAGCCGGTGGAGCCCACGCAG GAGGCGGCGTGCGCCGAGCACACtgtggaaagggaggaggaggccgAGGACGGAGGGCTCGTGCAACTGTCgcccgcggtgccggcccagccGGGCCAGCTGTTTGCTCCAAAGACACTGGTGCTGGTGTCACGACTGGACCACGCCGAGGTGTTCAGG AACAGCCTTGGTCTCATTTACGCCATCCACGTGGAGGGCCTGAACGTGTGCCTGGAGAATGTGGTTGGGAACCTGCTGACCTGCACCGTCCCCCTGGCCGGGGGCTCACAG CTGGACTCTGTTGAGGAAGGAGCG AGAACCATCTCTTTAGGGGCCGGTGACCGGCAGGTCATCCAGACCCCGCTGGCCGACTCGCTGCCCATCAGCCGTTGCAGCGTGGCCCTGCTCTTCCGCCAGCTGG GCATCACCAACGTGCTGTCGTTATTCTGTGCCGCCCTCACGGAGCACAAGGTCCTCTTCCTGTCCCGGAGCTACCAGCGGCTCGCCGATGCTTGCCGGGGCCTCCTGGCACTGCTGTTTCCTCTCAGATACAG CTTCACCTACGTGCCCATCCTGCCGGCACAGCTGCTGGAGGTCCTCAGCACGCCCACGCCCTTCATCATCGGGGTCAACGCCGCCTTCCAGGCCGAGACGCAGGAGCTG CTGGATGTGATTATTGCGGACCTCGATGGAGGCACGGTGACCGTCCCCGAGTGTGTGCACGTCCCACCCCTGCCGGAGCCTCTGCAGAGCCAGACCCACAGTGTCCTGAGCATG GTCCTGGatccagagctggagctggctgaCCTGGCCTTCCCCCCACCCACAGCGTCCACCTCTTCCCTGAAGATGCAG GACAAGGAGCTGCGTGCTGTCTTCCTGCGGCTCTTCGCTCAGCTCCTCCAGGGCTACCGCTGGTGCCTGCACATCGTGCGGATCCACCCGGAGCCCGTCATCCGCTTCCACAAG gcagccttcctgggccagcgAGGGCTGGTGGAAGACGACTTCCTGATGAAGGTGCTGGAAGGCATGGCCTTTGCGGGCTTCGTGTCCGAGCGCGGGGTCCCCTACCGCTCCACAGACCTGTTTGACGAG CTGGTGGCCCACGAGGTGGCGCGCATGCGTGCGGACGAGAGCCACCCTCAGCGCGTGCTGCGCCACGTCCAGGAGCTGGCAGAGCAGCTGTACAAGAAC GAGAACCCATACCCGGCCGTGGCCATGCACAAGGTGCAGAGGCCAGGGGAGGCCAGTCACCTGCGGCGGGCACCCCGGCCCTTCCCCCGTCTGGACGAGGGCACCGTGCAGTGGATCGTGGACCAGGCGGCCGCCAAGATGCAGGGCGCGCCCCCTGCCGTGAAGGCTGAGCGGAGAACCACTGTGCCCTCGGGACCCCCCATGA CGGCCATCCTGGAGCGGTGCAGCGGGCTGCACGCCAACAGCGCCCGCCGGCTGGAGGTGGTGCGTAACTGCATCTCCTACGTGTTCGAGGGCAAGATGCTCGAGGCCAAGAAG ctgctcccGGCCGTGCTGAGGGCCCTGAAGGGACGTGCCGCCCGCCGCTGCCTCGCCCAGGAGCTGCACCTGCACGTGCAGCAGAACCGCGCGGTCCTGGACCACCAGCAGTTTGACTTCGTCGTCCGCATGatgaactgctgcctgcag GACTGCACCTCCCTGGATGAGCACGGCATCGCAGCCGCCCTGCTGCCCCTGGTCACGGCCTTTTGCCGG AAGCTGAGCCCAGGAGTGACGCAGTTTGCGTACAGCTGCGTGCAGGAGCACGTGGTGTGGAGCACCCCGCAGTTCTGGGAAGCCATGTTCTATGGGGACGTGCAGACCCACATCCGGGCCCTCTACCTGGAGCCAGCTGAGGACCGcgccccttcccag GAGGTCGGGGAGGCGCCGTCCCAGGAGGACGAGCGCTCGGCCCTGGACGTGGCTTCCGAGCAGCGGCGCCTGTGGCCGACGCTGAGTCGCgagaagcagcaggagctggtgcAGAAGGAGGAGAGCACGGTGTTCAGCCAGGCCATCCACTATGCCAACCGCATGAGCTACCTGCTGCTGCCGCTGGACAGCAGCAAGAGCCGCCTGCTGCGGGagcggccggggctgggggaCCTGGAGAGCGCCAGCAACAGCCTGGTCACcaacag CATGGCGGGCAGCGTGGCTGAGAGCTACGACACGGAGAGTGGTTTTGAGGACGCAGAGACCTGCGACGTGGCCGGGGCCGTGGTCCGCTTCATCAACCGCTTCGTGGACAAGGTCTGCACCGAGAGCGGGGTCACCAGCGACCACCTCAAGGGGCTGCATGTCATGGTGCCAG ACATCGTGCAGATGCACATCGAGACGCTGGAGGCCGTGCACCGGGAGAGCAAGAGGCTGCCCCCCATCCAGAAG CCCAAACTGCTGCGGCCGCGCCTGCTGCCCGGCGAGGAGTGCGTGCTGGACGGCCTGCGCGTCTACCTGCTGCCCGACGGCcgtgaggagggggcagggggcagtgggggggggcCCGCGCTGCTCCCCGCTGAGGGTGCTGTTTTCCTCACCACGTACCGCGTCATCTTCACGGGGATGCCCACCGACCCCCTGG TGGGGGAGCAGGTGGTGGTCCGCTCCTTCCCCGTGGCCGCGCTGACCAAGGAGAAGCGCATCAGCGTGCAGGCCCCCGTGGACCAGCTCCTGCAGGACGGGCTCCAGCTGCGCTCCTGCACCTTCCAG CTGCTGAAGATGGCCTTCGACGAGGAGGTGGGGTCTGAGAGCGCCGAGCTTTTCCGGAAGCAGCTGCACAAGCTGCGGTACCCGCCAGACATCCGGGGCACCTTTGCCTTCACCCTGGGCTCCGCCCACACGCCCGGCCGGCCGCCCCGGGGTGCCAAGGAGAAGGGCCCTTCTCTCAG AACCCTGTCCCGGAACCTGGTGAAGAACGCCAAGAAGACCATCGGGCGGCAGCACGTCACCCGCAAGAAGTACAGCCCCCCTGGGTGGGAGCACCGGGCACAGCCCCCCGCAGAGGACCAGGACGACGAGATCTCAG TGTCggaggagctggagcccagcACGCTGACCCCGGCCTCAGCCCTGAAGCCCTCAGACCGCATGACCATGAGCAGCCTGGTGGAGCGGGCGTGTTGCCGTGACTACCAGCGCCTCGGCCTCGGCACCCTGAGCAGCAGCCTGAGCCGGGCCAAGTCCGAGCCCTTCCGCATCTCGCCGGTCAACCGCATGTACGCCATCTGCCGCAG CTACCCGGGGCTGCTGATTGTTCCCCAGAGCGTCCAGGACAACGCCCTGCAGCGCGTGTCCCGCTGCTACCGCCAGAACCGCTTTCCTGTGGTGTGCTGGCGCAGCGGGCGCTCCAAGGCCGTGCTGCTGCGCTCCGGCGGCCTGCATGGCAAGGGCGTGGTCGGCCTCTTCAAGGCCCAGAACGCCCCTTCTCCAG GACAGTCCCAGGCGGACTCGAGCAGTTTGGAGCAGGAGAAGTACCTGCAGGCCGTGGTCAGCTCCATGCCCCGCTACGCGGATGCGTCTGGACGCAACACGCTCAGCGGCTTCTCTTCGGCCCACATGGGCAGTCACG tgcccagccccagagccaggGTCACCACGCTGTCCAACCCCATGGCGGCCTCGGCCTCCAGACGGACCGCGCCCCGAG GTAAGTGGGGCAGCGTCCGGGCCAGCGGGCGCAGCAGTGGGCTCGGCACCGACGTGGGCTCCCGGCTCGCCGGCAGAGATGCGCTGGGGCCCCCCCAGGCCAATGGGGCCCCTCCTGAGCCAGGCTTTCTGCGGCCCCAGCGTGCAGCCCTCTACATCATTGGGGACAAAGCCCAGCTCaag GGTGTGCGGCCCGACCCCCTGCAGCAGTGGGAGCTGGTGCCCATCGAGGTCTTCGAGGTCAGGCAGGTGAAGGCCAGTTTCAAGAAGCTGCTGAAAGCCTGTGTGCCCGGCTGCCCTGCTGCTGAGCCCGGCCCCGCCTCCTTCCTGCGCTCTCTGGAGGACTCGGAGTGGCTGAcccag ATCCACAAGCTGCTGCAGGTGTCGGTGCTGGTGGTGGAGCTGCTGGACTCTGGCTCCTCTGTGCTGGTGAGCCTGGAGGACGGCTGGGACATCACCACGCAG GTGGTGTCCTTGGTGCAGCTGCTGTCAGACCCCTTCTACCGCACGCTGGAGGGCTTCCGCCTGCTGGTGGAGAAGGAGTGGCTGTCGTTTGGTCATCGCTTCAGCCACCGAGGGGCCCACACCCTGGCCGGGCAGAGCAGCGGCTTCACGCCCGTCTTCCTGCAGTTCCTGGACTGCGTCCACCAG GTTCACCTGCAGTTCCCCATGGAGTTTGAGTTCAGCCAGTTCTACCTCAAGTTCCTCGGCTACCACCACACCTCCCGGCGCTTCCGCACCTTCCTGCTGGACTCGGACTACGAGCGCATTGAGCTGG GGCTGCTGTACGAGGAGAAGGGGGAGCGCAGGGGCCAGCTGGCCTGCAGGTCCGTGTGGGAGTACGTGGAGCGACTCAGCAAGAGGACACCCGTGTTCTACAACTACATGTACGCGCCTGAGGACACGGAG gtcCTGCGGCCCTACAGCAACGTGTCCAACCTGAAGGTGTGGGACTTCTACACGGAGGAGACACTGGCTGAGGGCCCGCCCTatgactgggaactggcccaggGCCCCCCCGAGCCCCCCGAGGAGGAACGGCCTGACGGAAGCGCTCCCCAGAGCAGGCGCCGTGTGGTGTGGCCGTGCTACGACAGCCGCCCCCGTGCCCAGCCCGATGCCATCTCACGCCTGCTGGAG gagctgcagcggctggagACGGAGCTGGGCCGCTCCCCTGAGCGCTGGAAGGACACCTGGGACCGCGTGAAGGCTGCACAGCGCCTTGAAGGCCGCCCAGATGGGCGT gccacccccagctccctgctggtgtccagTGTGCCCCACCACCGCCGCTCGCTGGGTGTGTACCTGCAGGAGGGGCCTGTGGGCTCCACCTTGAGCCTCAGCCTGGACAGTGACCAGAGCAGTGGCTCAACTGCATCAAGTTCCCGGCAGGCCGCCCgccgcagcaccagcaccctgtacAGCCAGTTCCAGACAGCTGAGAGTGAGAACAG GTCCTACGAGGGCACCCTGTACAAGAAGGGGGCCTTCATGAAGCCCTGGAAGGCCCGCTGGTTTGTGCTGGACAAAACCAAGCACCAG ctgcgcTACTACGACCACCGCGTGGACACGGAGTGCAAGGGTGTCATTGACCTGGCCGAAGTGGAGGCTGTGGCGCCTGGCACGCCCACCATGGGCGCCCCCAAGACCGTGGATGAGAAGGCCTTCTTTGAC GTGAAGACGACGCGTCGCGTTTACAACTTCTGTGCCCAGGACGTGCCCTCGGCCCAGCAGTGGGTGGACCGGATCCAGAGCTGCCTGTCAGACGCCTGA